In Chloroflexota bacterium, the genomic stretch ACCGGTTGATCGGCACCAGGTTCTGGTGTCGTTCCGGCAGGCGCTCGGCCACGATCGGGATCACGCGATCCACGTCGAAGTCCAGCAGCGCGCAGCACGCGCCCAGGGGCACCATGTTGGCCATCACCGCATGGCGCCGCGCGTTGTATTCCAGGCCGTGCTCCTCGACGGCCGAGCGCACGATGTCGTCATAGGGCAGGGACAGCAGCCGCACGTCGTCGCGCCCTAGGTTTTCGGTGGTGATGCCAACCTTGGCGTCCACCACGATCGCGCCGCCTGGCACCACTTCGTGCAGGTGACCCTTGTGCGACTGGTAGTCCTGGTGCGGATCGGTGCCGTAGATCGTCTCGGAATCCAGCGCCAGCAGCACATCCACCCGTTCCACGTGCGAGGTGATGGGCTCGTCGGCAGTTCGGATGCGGAAGAAGATATGCCGGCCGTGGATGTTGGAGTGGTACTCGACGTTGGTGAAGACGAACAGCCCCGCGCGCGAACAGGCCTTCATGAATATCTCTGACGCTGGGTTTACGCCGCTTCCGGCCGGTCCGCCAACCATCAGAGAAAGATCGCTCGGGGGCATCACCGCTCCTTGCAGGCTACGAGGGAGTGCGCGCGCATCCGCGCGGCACGGCGCACTGCGACAAGGTCGCGTGCGCTGGTCGTTCTAACTCCATTATCAATGCTTCGGCCCCGTGAGGCTAGCGGAGCTCGGCGGCCAGCAACTCGACCGCCTCCCGCGGGGTATCGCCCACACGCACCCCGGCCTCCCGCAGGGCGGCCTCTTTGCCGGCGGCCGTGCCTTCCGATCCCGACACGATGGCCCCCGCGTGTCCCATCCGACGTTCCGGCGGGGCGGTCTTTCCGGCGATGAACGCGCTCACCGGCTTCGTCACGCGCTCGTTGATGAACCGCGCCGCCTGCTCCTCGTCGCCGCCGCCAATCTCACCCAGCAGCACGATCCCGTCCGTGTCGGCGTCTCGCTCGAAGAGCTCCAGCACATCGGTGAAGCGTGTGCCGATAATCGGGTCGCCGCCGATGCCAACCGCCGCGGATTGCCCCAGACCGCCGTCCGTCAAATGCTGCACCACTTCGTAGGTCAGCGTGCCGCTACGGCTGACGACCCCCACGCGGCCCGGCGCGTGAATCTCCCAGGGCATGATGCCCACCTTCACGTTCGCCCCCGGCACCGCGATTCCCGGGCAGTTTGGCCCGATTAGGCGCGATGCCGAGGCCCGCAGCACCGGCATCACGCGCAGCATGTCGATGGTCGGGATGCCCTCGGTGATGCACACGATCAGCTCCAGACCAGCCGCGATGTCTTCCAGAATCGCGTCCGCCGCGAACGGCGGCGGCACGAAGATGCACGCCGCATTCGCACCCGTGTCCGACACCGCCTCGGCCATGGTGTTGAAGACCGGCACGCCGGGCAGGCCGTCCACCGCCGCGCCCGCGCGACCGGGCGTCACGCCCGCCACCACGTTCGTGCCCGCCTCCGCCATGCGCTGGGCATGGAAGGTGCCTTGCCGCCCCGTGATTCCTTGCACCACCACCCGCGCCGAGGCATCGAGCAAGATGCTCATCGCACGGCCTCCACCGCCAGGCGGGCCGCCGCATCCATCGACCGTTCGGCCTGGATGCCGGCGTCGGCAAGCAGACGCAGCCCCTCGGCCTCGTTCGTGCCCATCAAGCGCACCACCAGCGGCACGGCGCGGGGCATGCTCTCGCGCGCCGCGAGCACCCCGCGGGCCACCTCGTCAGCACGGGTGATCCCCCCAAAGATGTTGACGAATACGGCCCGAACGTTGGGATCGTCCAGGATGATGGCGAACGCGGCGCTCACGCGCTCCGCGCCGGCGCCGCCGCCGACATCCAGAAAATTCGCCGGTTCGCCCCCGTAGTGCTTCACCACGTCCATGGTCGCCATGGCCAGGCCGGCGCCGTTGACCATGCAGCCGATATCGCCGTCGAGCTTGATATAGCTGATGCCCGCGGCACGCGCCCGCGCCTCCGCCGGCTCCTCGGCGGCGGCGTCCCGCAGCTGCTCCAGCGCGGGACGACGTCCCAACGCGTTGTCGTCAATGTTCAGCTTGGCGTCGATGGTCCACAGCTTGCCGTCCGGGCTGACCACCAGCGGGTTCACCTCCGCCAGTGACGCGTCGCACTCCACGAAGACGCGCACCAGCCCGTTCAGAATGCGAACGAAGTCGAGCACTTGCCGTCCACCAAGCCCGAGCGCAAAGCCCACGGCGCGCGCCTGCCAAGCCTCCACGCCGCGCGCCACGTCAAACTCGACGCGCTGGATGGCCTCGGGCGTAGCTGCCGCGACCTCTTCGATGTCGATGCCGCCGGCCGCGCTCGCCATCACGACCGCCGATTGACGCTCGCGGTCGATGGTCACGCCCAGGTAGATCTCGCGGTCGATATCCACGGCCGGCGCCACGAGGACCCGCCGAACCCGTTCGCCCCGGATTTCGAGCCCCAGGATCGCGTCGGCAGCCTCGCGCGCGGCCTCGGGGCCGTCGGCCAGCTTCACGCCGCCGGCCTTGCCGCGGCCGCCGGCCAACACCAGCGCCTTCACGACGACCAGGCCGCCGAACGCTCCAGCCGCGGTCGCCGCCTCGTCGGGCGTGGTCGCCACTCGACTCGGTGGGACGGGGAGACCCTGATCGGCGAAGATTTGCCGGGCGTCGGACTCGTGGACCTTCACTCGGCAGCGTCCTCGACAATCCAAGCGTCGAGCCCGCGCGCGTAGTCCACCAGCTCATGCGCGTCGAAGTGCAGCTCAATCTCTTCCCGCGCCGTTTCGGGTGCATCGGACGCGTGAATCAGGTTGCGCAAACCGGCCAGGGCGTAGTCGCCGCGGATCGTGCCCGCCGCGGCCTCATGCGGCCTGGTCGCGCCGACGATCGTCCGTACGACCTGGATCGCCTCCGGACCCTCGAGCACCGCGGCTACTACCGGACCGCTGGTCAGGTGCTGCACCAGGTCGTCGAAGAAGAACTTGCCCTCGTGCACCGCATAGTGCCGGCGGGCCAGCGACTCCTCGATCTGCACCAGCTTCAGCGCCACGAACCGCAGACCGCGGCGCTCGAATCGCGCCAACAGCTCCATGGCAATCGCCCGCTGCAGGGCGTCGGGCTTCAACAAGACCAGCGTGCGTTCCACGTGCGTCGTCCTCCTACCGCAGTCGGTGATATGCCGTCGACGGCAATCCGGCCATCATGCCTGGCGTTCCAGCCGCTCGGTCACCGCGTTGCGCAGGCTATCGATGTCCGCGTCGAGGCTCACCACAATAATCGCCTGCCAATCGCCCAAGCGCACGGCCAATCCCTGGTGCGCCTCGGTCAGGAACCACAGTTCATCGACCTGGCCCAAGCCCACGGTCTCCACCACCTGCTCCATGGTCCCGATACCCGACGCCAGCAGCCCGGGCGCCACCGGACTCACATTCTCGGCCAGATCGCCCACCGGCGCCTCGCCGGTGCGCCAGACCACCGCGCCGTCGACGTCATCGAGGGCCTTGAGGTCCGCCAGCAAGGCCTGCGCGTCAGGCATCCGTCGCCTCCGGCGAGTTGGCGGCGCGCAAATACGCCTCCGCGGCGGCCTGAGGGCGGCGCGTGCGCATGCGGAAGTCGCCCAGCAACTGCCAACCGGTCGCCGCGAACGCGGGCCGCCCCGCCGCTTCCTCCAGCAGCGCGTCAACATCCGCGGCAGGCAGCCCGTCGTCTTCCACGATCTCGCGGAGCACCCGTTCCGCCTCGCGCCAGTCTTCCCGTCGAATCAGCTCCCGGGTCCAGTCGATCTGCGTAAACGCCGCTCCGTCGGGCGCCGCTGCCGGATCCGCGTTGGAATCCCCCTCGGGCGTCGCCGGTCCATCGTCGGACGGCTGCTCCGCGGCTGTGGGGGCCTTCTGGTCGGACGAGGCTGACGGCGCCGTCGCCGATTCCGGCGCCCCATCCGTCGGACGAATCGACGCCGGCACGTCGATCTGCGGCACGTCGGGCAGCACCAGACGATGAATCTCGAGCTGCGCCAGCATCTGCCGCGCTTCCAGGTATTCCGGATCGATCTCGCCCGCGCGACCCAGCAAGTCCTGCCCTTCGGCCATGCGTCCGCGCTCCGCCAGCACGTGCGCCAGCATCACGGCCGCCCGTACGCAATCGTTGGCGCGGTCGAAGATGATCGTGCACTGCTCTTCGCATTGGGACAGTCGATTCAGCTGCCACAGCGCCTCCGCCAGCGTCAGACGGATGTCGATGCGGTCCGGCTCCTCGTCGAGGGCGCGCCGGGCATACCGCTCCGCGGTCCCCGGCCATCCGCTGCGCAGGTGAATGCGCGCAAACACCCCGGGCGTTATCGGCAGCGCGTCGGCGTCCACGCCAAGAATGTCCAGCGCCGACTCCAGCGACGCGTTGTCGCCGACGTCTGGTACCAGCTCCACCACCCGGCGCGCCTCATCCTGTGCCCGCGCATCGTCCTCGCGTTGCTGGAAGATCCGCGCCGTCGCCGCCGCGGCCCGGGCATTCAGCGGCTCGGCCGAGGTAACGAACCGCAGGTCTTCGAGCGCCTGGTCGAGCTCGCCGTCGGCCTCGGCCTTCAGGGCGCGGACCAGACGCGCCGACGCGTGGCGCGGGTAACGCGCGATGACGTGCTCGGCAAGCTCCACCGCCCTATTCGACGCCCCTTCACGAAACGCCTGCCGCGCCTGCTCGATGATCTCGCTTGGTCTCACGCCGATCAGGAAGCCGGCGCGCCGGCGCCGTCGAAGCGGTGGGGGAGCACGGCATCGTCGTCCACCGGTCCCGAGGCGGCCACGATCGGCCAGTCGTCGCTGAAGAGCCGGCGCGCTGCGTGGACCACGCTCTCCGTGGTAACCGCGTCATATTTGGCGGTCACGCCGTCGGGTGTGAGCTGCTCGGTCTCGAGCAACTGCTCGCGCAGCGCCCAGCCGGCCACGGCGTAGGTGTCTTCCATTGAGAGCTGGATTTCCCCCTTGATGACCTCACGCGCCCGATCGACCTGGTCCTCCGTGACCCCGTCGTCGCGCACGGCGGCCAATTCGTCGAGCACGGCCTGCATCGCCTCATTCAGAGTATCCGGCTCAGTCGCCGCCTCGATCACCATCGCGCCGGAATCCCTCGTCGCGGTGACCGACGCCAGCACCTCATACACGATGCCGCGCCGTTCCCGCAGCTCCTCGAACAAGCGCGACCCCATGCCCTCGCCCAAGATCGCCGTCAGCACGTCCACGTCATACCGCTGGGGATCGTTGCGCGACACGGCGCGTCCGGCAATGCCGAAGTACACGTGATCTGCCTCCCGCGATTCCACCACCGCCCGCGGCGACGGCGGGCCGTCCGGCACGTAGGACGGCCACACGGCCTCGCGTCCCGCTGGACGGTCGCCAACTCCCGCCTGGACGGCCGCGGCGCCGTCGGCTGGATCCAGGTCGCCCGCCAGGCTCACCACCAGGTTGGCCCCCGAAAACATGCGGCGCGCGTGGGCACGCATCTGGTCCGGCGTGAACGTCTCCAGGTTCGCCGGCGTTCCAGCCACCTCGCGCCCCAGTCCGTGGCCTTGCCACAGGCGCGAGCGCAGCGATCGCCGCACGGCCTCTTCCGGCATGTCGGCCGTCATGCCGATCTCATCCAGGATGACCCGGCGCTCCTTTTCGATCTCGCCGGCGTCGAATCGGGAGTGCCCGATCATGTCGGTGATCACATCCAGGGCGTTGCGCCAGTGCGGCGATGCCACTTTTGCCCAGATCACCGTCATTTCCGGCTCGGTCAACGCGTTAATCATCCCGCCAAGGCGCTCCACGGAAGCTGCAATGTCGGTGTACGACGGGCGTCGCTCGGTGCCTTTGAAGAGCATGTGCTCCACGAAGTGCGAAATCCCCTGCTCCGGCGGCGACTCGAATCCCGAGCCGATGCGCGTGGCCGCAATCAGGGATACGGAACGCGCGTGCGGAACCGGGGTGACAAGCACATGAGCGCCATTGGGCAGGCGCGAACGAGCGGTGCGGTGGTCGCGAAACGTGCTCAATGCTCCCTCAGGAAGCAGGGGGATGGACCGGCGGAGTGGCTAGCCGGCGCTGCGTCCGCCGCGCTGTTGGCGTCGCTGCCCGCCGGCCGCCTCGCGCTCGGCTTTGCGCTGCAGACGACCGCGCTTGGCGGTCTTGCGCCGCTTACGCAGGGCAACCTTCTTCGGCTTGTTCACAATGCTCCTAAGATTGCGCGAACGACGCGAATGCCGCTCACGCCAACCCATGAATCATAGCAACGGCCCAGAAGTCTCCCGTAGCCGGGACAGCGGTCCGGTTCCCTCTCCCTCTGGGAGAGGGTTAGGGTGAGGGCTTGGGTGGGGAGACGGTTGCCCCGTTTCCCGGCCGTCCGAACACCATGAGCGACCCGGCCGCCCACCAGCCCGGCGCCCCCACGCTCCACGGCGCCCGCGTCCGCGACATCCTGCGTCGCGCCCAGGGCCGCCGCGTCGTCGTGCTCGGCGACATGATGCTCGACGAGCACATCGTCGGCCGAGCGCAGGCGGTGGCGCGCGAGGCACCGGTGCTCATCGTCGAGCAAGAGTCGCGCTACGCCGTGCCCGGCGGGGCCACCAACGTCGCCGCCAACC encodes the following:
- the sucD gene encoding succinate--CoA ligase subunit alpha codes for the protein MSILLDASARVVVQGITGRQGTFHAQRMAEAGTNVVAGVTPGRAGAAVDGLPGVPVFNTMAEAVSDTGANAACIFVPPPFAADAILEDIAAGLELIVCITEGIPTIDMLRVMPVLRASASRLIGPNCPGIAVPGANVKVGIMPWEIHAPGRVGVVSRSGTLTYEVVQHLTDGGLGQSAAVGIGGDPIIGTRFTDVLELFERDADTDGIVLLGEIGGGDEEQAARFINERVTKPVSAFIAGKTAPPERRMGHAGAIVSGSEGTAAGKEAALREAGVRVGDTPREAVELLAAELR
- the ndk gene encoding nucleoside-diphosphate kinase, which produces MERTLVLLKPDALQRAIAMELLARFERRGLRFVALKLVQIEESLARRHYAVHEGKFFFDDLVQHLTSGPVVAAVLEGPEAIQVVRTIVGATRPHEAAAGTIRGDYALAGLRNLIHASDAPETAREEIELHFDAHELVDYARGLDAWIVEDAAE
- the sucC gene encoding ADP-forming succinate--CoA ligase subunit beta, producing MKVHESDARQIFADQGLPVPPSRVATTPDEAATAAGAFGGLVVVKALVLAGGRGKAGGVKLADGPEAAREAADAILGLEIRGERVRRVLVAPAVDIDREIYLGVTIDRERQSAVVMASAAGGIDIEEVAAATPEAIQRVEFDVARGVEAWQARAVGFALGLGGRQVLDFVRILNGLVRVFVECDASLAEVNPLVVSPDGKLWTIDAKLNIDDNALGRRPALEQLRDAAAEEPAEARARAAGISYIKLDGDIGCMVNGAGLAMATMDVVKHYGGEPANFLDVGGGAGAERVSAAFAIILDDPNVRAVFVNIFGGITRADEVARGVLAARESMPRAVPLVVRLMGTNEAEGLRLLADAGIQAERSMDAAARLAVEAVR
- a CDS encoding pitrilysin family protein, which gives rise to MSTFRDHRTARSRLPNGAHVLVTPVPHARSVSLIAATRIGSGFESPPEQGISHFVEHMLFKGTERRPSYTDIAASVERLGGMINALTEPEMTVIWAKVASPHWRNALDVITDMIGHSRFDAGEIEKERRVILDEIGMTADMPEEAVRRSLRSRLWQGHGLGREVAGTPANLETFTPDQMRAHARRMFSGANLVVSLAGDLDPADGAAAVQAGVGDRPAGREAVWPSYVPDGPPSPRAVVESREADHVYFGIAGRAVSRNDPQRYDVDVLTAILGEGMGSRLFEELRERRGIVYEVLASVTATRDSGAMVIEAATEPDTLNEAMQAVLDELAAVRDDGVTEDQVDRAREVIKGEIQLSMEDTYAVAGWALREQLLETEQLTPDGVTAKYDAVTTESVVHAARRLFSDDWPIVAASGPVDDDAVLPHRFDGAGAPAS
- a CDS encoding tetratricopeptide repeat protein, with protein sequence MRPSEIIEQARQAFREGASNRAVELAEHVIARYPRHASARLVRALKAEADGELDQALEDLRFVTSAEPLNARAAAATARIFQQREDDARAQDEARRVVELVPDVGDNASLESALDILGVDADALPITPGVFARIHLRSGWPGTAERYARRALDEEPDRIDIRLTLAEALWQLNRLSQCEEQCTIIFDRANDCVRAAVMLAHVLAERGRMAEGQDLLGRAGEIDPEYLEARQMLAQLEIHRLVLPDVPQIDVPASIRPTDGAPESATAPSASSDQKAPTAAEQPSDDGPATPEGDSNADPAAAPDGAAFTQIDWTRELIRREDWREAERVLREIVEDDGLPAADVDALLEEAAGRPAFAATGWQLLGDFRMRTRRPQAAAEAYLRAANSPEATDA